Genomic DNA from Mixophyes fleayi isolate aMixFle1 chromosome 7, aMixFle1.hap1, whole genome shotgun sequence:
GATGAGGCCATCACCACAtcttgtcatttcttcattggggATATCATAAGCTATTCTAGGTTCCAACTGTAATTATAGGGTCAGCACCTGTTCATTACCAAAAATATGCCAATATCTATAACACTGTTCTATTTAGAATAAGAATGAAAGAATGTATTTCATATTGTATTTTACACATCCTTTACAATATAGTGATTTTATATGTCTGTAACAACTGAACTGCAGTTAGGACACTGATAAGAGCGACTTTTATATTTCACTGACCTTGGGGTGATGCTGGTGAAGTTTATTGGAATGTACTACAGCAGGAGATTGGCCACCTATTATAAGACACTTGGGGGGTGAGAAACTTGCAAATCTGTTCTACCCAAAACTATAGAATCACTATTTATATAGAGATTATGAAAGCattagaggagggggggggggagggtcagACATGATAAAAGGATGCAGAGTGTGAACCCATGGGCTCATTcacaccctcccctcccccccccccccaggaaccAAGGTAATTTCATTCTGCCACTGACTCAAAAGCCACCTCCACTTCTGGGTCACCACCTCTTTATATACTTGTATCCCCATATAGCATAAAGGGAGCAGTTTGTCTCAGGACCCCACCAGTACACACAGTCAGGAGTCACATTGCTACATCTCAGTGTAGGATAGAACAATACTGAATAGAGGCATCCAATCTACTCCTAGGGTGTTAGCTGTAGCCGCACACAATCACCCCCCCCCTATGTATTACATGAGGGTGACAATGTAAAGGTTGGTGTCCATTTTACCATTCATAATGCAGCATATCAGAAGTAGCTCATGCAGAGATAACATTTCAATAATCTATGCAAAGTTTAAACTAAAATACAGAATCACAGTATACACACTAGAAACATACAAAGTACAATATACAACCATGTAATACAGTATCTGGAATTAAAGATGTGCATCTATCACATGAAAGTTCCATAACAGGGTACTTGCACCTTTCTGTAACATTTGCCTACATACTACAGTGTAAGGAGGGCCctggataattatatatatattacacacatgagaTGTCTTGCACATCTAACCTACAGCACAGGTTAATACAGTCAGCTTGGTAATATAGGAAGCTCCCACCCAGCAACAAGATGGTCACAGATAGGGGAGACCTAACTAACCTGGACTCCAAGCCTGTGCAATGAGGGTTAATAACCTAATAGTAATGGGTTCAGCTGAGAAGATTTAGGGAAAGGGACAAGTCTCCCAACAAAaaaagatacataaaaaaaaaagtgcactcAAGTCAAATGAAGCAGTTTATAATGAGCTGTATaatacagacagaacacagtgtgTAGGAGTAAATACATAGCTCTGCTTATGTTAAGAGAAATATGAAGGTGAAgttttctgtgcaaaataaatgaGATATACATAAAGTAAGCTttagattaaaatatatatatatatatatatatatatatatatatatatatatatatatatacaccctatcTATAACTATATTCCCTTAAAAACCCCACATTACATTGTTGTACCATAATAACTTGTTTTACACAATGGGATCAGCTGTTTTACTTACATTGTATGATGTGCTCTACAGCCAGCTGGACCAGACACACTTATCTCTCTTGACCCTCTCTTATGTACCTACAGACTGCACAACTCTTATAGTTGGAGGGCGGGCTCACTCTAGCCACACCTTCATTTACTTCCTGAGACAGAGCATGATTGGGTGATGGTGTATTACCTGTGGTCATGGTTAGACTGAGCATAGAGCATTGTATAATATATCATATTAACATCAAATGTTGGAAAAATTGCAACAAAACTGTAATATCAGTGTCAGGAGCTTCATCCACAGCAGATATGAGATAATTGAGGACACGGTTTATTAATGTAGTCTGTCCCAATCTATTGTGTTTATAGATAATCATCTTCAGATCTCCGTTTAAAGGTCCTTCTGGATAGTACAGTGTTGCATGAAAAGTGTCAAAAGTGTCCCTAAAAATTACTGCAATTTTCGCATCCCAAAACCAAATGGTTTTTttctatgtgtaaatatatatatatatatatatatatatatatatatatatatcatatgctatacatattaatttatgttaatatagtctcataattatgtcatacttgccaactttcccatAATATCCAGAAGACtcatgaatttcggggagtctcccaaactcccagaagagcaggcctTCTTCCTGGAGATCCCACCCACTTTACCAATGGAGTTGGTGAAGTCACATCTTCTTCGCTTTACTTTAAATCTGGCCACTTGGATTGAACTGATTTATCTCCCTTTTGTGGTGTAGAACACAGTCTTTAAACCTACTACCAACCTTAACATTTTTAACTAACCTTTGGAAATCCTACTTGTTGAAACTGAACATCACCTCCCCTATCTCCCCTGTGACTTCTATTTGGCATTATCCAACATTCCCACTGGGGACATCTGCAACTAGGTCTACTTGCTGGCTCCAAACTTAAATTCCCTTTTAAATTCCTCAAGTACCAGTCTTCTTCTAGTACATTAAACCCATTTGAATATCTGCAGATTCAACATTTTTTACTCTCTCTACCGAAAATTCTTGCTccttcactgccccttttgagaGAACCTCTAGCAGACAGCATCCTCCATGTAAGAGAATGATATCCCAAATGTATGGCATTCTGATGGACTCTGCCTTACCTGAGCAGAATCCCCACGAAGGGGCGAGGGACCTTGGACCTCAACCATACAAAGAGACCTGAGATCGCTAATAGCTCCATTTCTACAAGAATTAAGGAAACCTCCTACAAACTGTACTACAAATGTACTATACACCAGTAAGGCTTAATAAAATGTTCTCTTCTACCACACCTGATTATtggaggggttgtggccacaggggcgCCCTACAACACATTTGGTGGTAATGTTCCATAATATCCCCTTGTAGGGACAAAATCCATGCTCTTCTGAACAGGTTATCCAAGGACCCTGTAACAAAGTATCTTTGGGTGTTTCTACTAGGCtatcatctttaataaattttctaAAAAAACTAGCATTGCATATCCTAGCTAAGAACTTTTTAGCTAAAAATTTAGAAATGTTCGTAGATCTTTTTTTGGGATTTTGGATATGGAttccattaaaaattgtgaaaaacaggtgaaatcatgtaattttgagaattttttgttcctacaataatatttatataattaacattcttttaaagtcatttttctAATGACCTCCACACAAGTGTCAATATTTTCATCAATATTGCAACAAGCTGGTTGGTTAAATTAATAACAGTAACAGAGCAGCGGCGCAAATACATggaagtttaataaaagatataatcctcatgaaacatagtggcagagtACCGGCTGACAGAATAGtcgttttagaaaataaaatagaccatggtgggcctgattcagaagCAAAATGGTGGGAGAAATAGAAGAAGACAATATTTTCAGTGctagacagcatgtgtgacacactgtagagaggcagtaataaaagctcattTCGATGGAtagcagcatcaatagacattttagacaagtagatagatgaaggtgggctgcacccagaagttAAATGGTAGGAGAAAGACCAtggtcacaatattttcataaTTTGACAGCGTGTGTGAAAATTTGCAGTGCGGCAGTAATAAAAGCTCTTTAGACACCAGCAGCATCAATAGAGATTTAAGAGACAAagaccataatgtaaaatagtgcaagatggaattgtccttggcccctcccacccacccatatgttaaaaagaacatgcatagtttaacaaaccagtcAGTTCAGTAACAGgaaatgccacttttgtggctgaagtgcttgatttgcttGCTGAACTGTAGAATAGATAggaattttaacaatttactaatgggtgctaggctaacagtggtcatcgcCCTCAATGATGTCAATATCATCACACAATATCAGTTCATTCCCACTGAACAGCgttacagattctgtttgtaattggtgGCAACAAcatgtcgaagtcagataattggatatggtcatttcaataaatatctaacaacttgattgtctttgtctgacttTATGCCaatagcacgctacggtgtggaggAGCGTAATCAACCGCAACACTTTTGcaaacacttttacacacattcgcatggacacatacacttgtaattagctcatgTTAAAAGTAGTTTGTACTGAaacattgcgtatgctagttatggatgatagggaataaattattagaatgatattgtctgtgtaatgctaatagaccagtttaaaccagtTCTTGGTGGGAAGGTTAAGTATGCttcatctggagagctgaccccaccactggatggcatcgtttgaccTAGCCAATGACctacattacactggaccttaCTGAAACCGGAACCTATGGaaacaagccacatcatctgtattgttttcactgtatcactgactgtatataagtgggggctctgggaccagtattcagtctacttgaccacagtcttcagacctgaatgactgtacactggatccagagcgcctgctaaaggtaacggctgtacttattttattctggcttgttactctgctacttttggctattaaatagcattgtgttttggaaccacatcactggaagtggacaatcattATTAGATAGCAACTAGACACattgtacaatatattatattacatcaaatgttaaaaaattacaACCAAACTGTAATATCAGCTTCATCCACAGCAGATATGGGATTATTGAGGATACCATTTATTAATGTAGTCTGTCCCAATCTAGTTGTGTTTAAAGGAGATctgaaaatgattatatataaggTCCATCTGGATAGTACAGTGTTGTAAGTGTTCAGAATAAAAGTGTCCCTGAAAATTACTGCAATCTTGGCATCCCAAaaccaaatgtattttttgtatgtgtctatatatacagtatatactatatatatttatttatgtaaatatattcccATATttgtgtcatacttgcctactctcccggaatatccgggagactcatgaattttGGGGAGTTTCCCAAACTCCCAGAAGAGGCCTCCTTTATGGATCCATCCACTGCACTGTATATGTGGACAAAGGGCTGTATATGTGGACAAAGGGGGTGTTTGATGTCGCAATTCCCATCGTCATAGACCACCACTCAAGCTGCATGTTGTTGATACGTGAATACAAtttcaggaagggggggggggtagagtaaAAAAGGAAAGTGATTTGATGAGTATTATCGTGTGTCTGTGATCGCGACTTAGCACCTACTTCCTTGTCCTGTGTGTTGATGCACAGGCAATGATTATCAATGCATCAACGCACCAGATGAGGAGGCCCCAGGTGATGATAGTGGGAGATATCCTATTGCTGCAATATGGTTAATGCAAGAAGTGAGCTTGAAGATGACGAAATGCATAAGAGAGGCAATTAGGAGGAGATTGCACACAACATGGGAACATTTGGAGAAAGATACCTTACTCGAGGTTGCAGACCGAGGGATAGAACTCAAGAGTTTAATACGAACTTGAGAACTCCACAATACGGGTTCAATTGCTGGTTGATCTTTGTGTGGTATTACACAatgttactatttttttattgtagaataaatataatttaacaagAAATCGCTGGACACTTGGTATTTGATTACTTAGTTGAAAAAATTCAAAGAGGTGATCACCTATATTTTTTGGAATCAATCTTTCTAGTCTGAACTAAGCACTGATTTATTCTAAGCTCAAGTGATTTAAGCCACAGTGAGcacaattcaccacaaattcACCATTTATGCTCCACACTATGAATGTGTTTCATAGAAGGTGTCAATATACTAGATGGTGCCATATTCAGTGAAGAATTATTGTTGTTTTAGGCCAAACTGACCCATAATGTTGAGCCCAAACCAATTAGCACTCCTGATCAGGACCGGTAAGATATTGATTGGGACATGTGGAAAATCAATTCGGCCAATGTCTACAATCTGCCAATGTGCACAGTCATCAAGTGACTGCATTAATAGGCTATCATGTGATACAGTTGTTTGGCCTGATTGTCAAGTGACTGATACATTTAATTTGGTTCCCCTTATGTACTGGAGATTAATAATTACCAAATGGTCTTAATCATATTACAAAATGCTCTACATAGGGTCTTGGGCCCATGGGCATGACCCTATCTTCTCAGTTACATTCCATTTGTCAACTGAGAATTGGGACTGTCctataaaaaaaactgaacagctAGGTTTTAATGATTGGTGACTTTAGGAAGCCCACTTGTACATCAATGACACAGCCAATCATTTAACCAAACCTCTTTTCTGTTCACCAAAGGTCTTTAGGCCATTTTCAGCAATAGTCATATGAAATCCAAAAGTGTCTAAAGTGGTTTTGCCAATCTCCAGTTGTTACATATATCTGAATAGAGATTTTggttctgttattattcttttcatGGTTATTTCAGAACCTACACATTGAAAGAATAACACGACAAATGGAActgaaaattactttttttgtttatttctaatAGGTCAACACGGATTAAGATATTCATTTACTATTATAAATTGAAATGACCCATTCACGTATTGAGTacgtatcatatatatatatactgtaaaattATCCTATATGTCTCTAAATCTTCACCCTCTTATCCCAAGCACGATGCCACCACAACAACTGCTTAATCAATAATCAGTAGAATGCACATTTAATAGAACCTATAGTCCAAATACAATctttaattgaaaataaattttCTTAAGTTGTAAACTGGAACATTGGATACTAGTTAACAGCTGGAGGCAATGGGACATCGGTGGGGGGCTTTGCATCATCTTCAACTCTCATATCCCGACAGTGGAGCACAGGCTCTTTCCCCAGGCCCAACTGGTATGTCCAAATGTAGATCTTCTGTTTAGGCTGCAAGTTGACAGTAATGGTCTCCTCAATTTCAGTGGCCTCACTCCAATTCTCTTTCTCTGTGTTTACACTTTTTCCACCATATTCAGCCGTCATGGAGAACTGGCTCTTGGCAATAAGGGCGGTCAAACCTCCAGTTTCTGCCGAGACCGTGACCGATACCTTCCAATTATGTTCTATACTGGACATCTTTTCCTTCTCATACCCAACCTTCTTTGTGAGCCTCTTTTTCCACTCAACAGGAGTCTGGGAGTCATTGATGATGGTCTTGTTGCACACCCACTCACCATAAGCTGGTCCCTTAGTAATGCTGAAACCACCAGGTAGGAAGTTTAGGATGTTGTTATGGAACGAGTAGTTCTCAGCGTCCTCATTGGTGTTGAAGTTTGTGCAGCGATGGTATTGAATCCCCCACTTGTCACACGGTTTCACAAAGTAGTAGTAATTTTTGATGCCAAAATAATAAAGTCCATCCTTACAGTCTGGATGAAGACTATATTCTACACCATCTTCATCCTTGTTCATGTTCTTGGTTCGACGATACACACCACGCTTCTGGTCTATGATGTAGAAGTTGCCAAAGGCAGAAAGATAGTGATCACCTCCTTGGCAGTTGGGATGCAGGGTGTAAACCACAGCACCTTCATCAGTATTCATGTTTGACACACGTCGGTAATAATTCCCCTTAATAATGTAGAACAGGTCATCTTCATGGGCCAGGTAGTGATCTCCATCTCTACAAGATAGATGCAAGCTGAAGACCTCCAGATCTTCTCCACGGTTAAAGTTTGTTGCTCTCATGTAACAAGTGAGGTCAGGTCtgacaatataataatatttgtcaACGCCACAAAAGT
This window encodes:
- the LOC142098261 gene encoding uncharacterized protein LOC142098261, translating into MAGIVPKRLSKADFCGVDKYYYIVRPDLTCYMRATNFNRGEDLEVFSLHLSCRDGDHYLAHEDDLFYIIKGNYYRRVSNMNTDEGAVVYTLHPNCQGGDHYLSAFGNFYIIDQKRGVYRRTKNMNKDEDGVEYSLHPDCKDGLYYFGIKNYYYFVKPCDKWGIQYHRCTNFNTNEDAENYSFHNNILNFLPGGFSITKGPAYGEWVCNKTIINDSQTPVEWKKRLTKKVGYEKEKMSSIEHNWKVSVTVSAETGGLTALIAKSQFSMTAEYGGKSVNTEKENWSEATEIEETITVNLQPKQKIYIWTYQLGLGKEPVLHCRDMRVEDDAKPPTDVPLPPAVN